GGATCACAGCCGTTTTATTTTTCATTCCTTCTCTCCGAAGGAAGTCCATCTGGTTCAACGAGCCGGCCACTTGCTTCGAACATTTGATGCTTTATTGGAGGATGCCCGTCGGTCTCTTGCGGATGAAGAGCTGGTTTCTCTAAGCTGGAATAGTCTCCGCTCGGCCCAGGAACTAAGGGATTTTAAATTGGAACTGATCAAGCGTCATCTGGTAGGAAACGTATCGATCAACCTCCCGCCCACTTTTCTCAACCATATGGTGAATGAGCTTGAGGAATATCTGCGCATTCTTCGTGATTTAACCATTGGGGAGGTTCCCCGGGAGGTTCATCCTGTTCATCACCATTTGTTGTGGCTTTCCGATGCAGCAGGGCATTCCGCCACGATGACCGATCTCTTTGATCCCACGGAAAAAAACGTAAAGAAGAAGAGCGAGCAGTTTACTCAGCAGTTTGAGCATTTTTATTTAAAAGCGGTGGAACTGGCCGGGTATCTTCGTACTCATCTCGCCCATTTCCCGGCACTCAACCGTTTTAATCATGACGTGGAGCTGGAGATAAAACTCTTCCAAACCTTTTTGTCCGAGTTGGAAGAGTTGCGGTTAAACGATGAGGCGCTTGGGGTATTCGATCCGTTAATGGCCGATCATATGTTTAGGGAAGAGTGTTATTATTTGACGAAACTTTCTCAAAGCGCCCATGTGAAACAGCCCGTTTGCGATCCTGCGAAGCCAAGGGTGGAAACGGAGTAAGAACTCCAATATTTGTTTTTACAATGACGTGGATAACAATCCGTATTCTCATATCCATTCAGGATATGGGATTTTTTTGATCGGAGTGGGGATCTTTTCGCACGTTGCAGATGAAATGGATTGGAGAATGTTGAGCAAATGCGTGCTAATTCTGTGATACAGCGTGTATGAACGGATGATTTAACCGTTGTTGTGGAGCCCGGGCTTATTGCTTCGCGGTGGAGAGGACCGTTCGATATGCTTGGATGTAACCGTCGACCATCCGGTCTACTGTAAAGTGGTTGGCTACGCGTTCACGGATCCGCTGGCGGTTTAGTTGATCGATATTTGTCAATGCTCGCTCCGCTTCTTCCAGGTTTTGCACGACAAATCCGCCTTGCCCTGGACCGACCACTTCCCGCACGGCGCCGCGGTCCAAGCCGATGACCGGGGTGCCTGTGGCCATCGCTTCAATTAACACTAAACCAAACGGCTCCGGCTGACGCACCAGGTGCAAAAGGGCATAGGTTTCTCGGAACAGGTGCTCTCTACCCTGGGCATCCACTGTCCCTACATAGATGATCCTTTGTCCATCGAGATGAGGGCGGATTTTCTGCTCAAAAAAATCTTTTTCCGATGCTGGAACGGGCCCTGCGATGATCAATCGCCGCCCGCTGCGTCGCGCCAGTTCTATGGCGTGATCCGTGCCTTTTGCGGCGCTGACCCGTCCCAAAAAGAGAAGCGACTCGCCGCCCTGTGGGAAAAAGGGAAAGAGGGAGAGATCGATCCCGTTGTACACATTGGCGACATAGTTTAAGGTGGGAACGGCAGTGCGTTCCGCATGACTGATGGAGACGTAGGGCAGGTGGCGGTAACGTTCAAAGACCATACGGGAGTCATCTTCGAGCATCGCCGCCCCATGCAATGTGGTGAGCATCGGCACCGATAAAAGGGATGCAAAAGGAAGTGGCCAAAAGTTAAGATGGTTGTGCAAGAGATCGATCTTGAGCGCATGCACTGCGCTGAGGGTTTCCCCGATATGGATCTGCTCCCAAGCCCGAGCCGGCCAGCTCGTATGCTCCGCTAAGGCCCCCGGAACCACGGCGTGAAGGTGCGCCGATGTCTTGGCATCGACGGTGGCGAATAAGGTGACCTTGATGCCGCGGGATACAAGCCCTTCAGCCAATTGGGACGCGATCAGCTCCCAGGGACCGTAGGAGTTGGGGGGAATGCGATGGGTGATCGGGGCGAGGATTCCGATATGCATAGTTCGCACCTCACCTTGTTCAGAGCGATTGCGTTTCTTCCTCGATCGTTACCGTATCCTCTCTCTCCGCGTTGAGGAGGAGTCGGTGAGAAATCTTTTTTTGTGCGGCAATCCAGATGGCTTCCGTCATCAGATAACTGAGCAAAGCTTCCGCCCCAGCGTTGGCATTTGGCCCATTGGGCGTCAGTCCATCATAGGCTGCGCCCTCTGCTTCATTGATCATCATCACGCCACGTGTGTTTTGTCCATAAAACCATCCGTGCGCCAGTTGAATCACTTGCCAATAGCGGGATTCTCCCGTTTGCTCCCAAGCGGCACTCGCCGCCAAAGCGATCTTAAAAATTTCTAACGGCTGTTGGTCCCAGGATGCCATCTTGGTTCGATCCCCCCAACCGTCGTTCCCTACCGGTCTTAAATGCGGCGGGTCTCCTGTCGTCATCACGCCGATCAGAAATTCGAGGCTCTCTTTTGCCGCATGCCGGACGGCTTCATTGTCGAGAAGCATTTGGGCTCGCCATAAACCCCAGGGTAAGAGAGCGTTGGCGTACGTGAGAAGGGGTTCAAACCAACGCCAATGCTGATCATGATTTTCTTCATAGAGTCTGAGCAGGCGAGAGGAAAGCGTCTCAAGCAGTTGAAAGCTCAACGTACGCTCGGTCTGTGAGAGGTCTCCGGGGTCGGTTTCGAGCAAGGTGCCGACAGTGGCCAAGGCATAAGCCATGGCCCGCGGCGCTTTGAAATGAAAGGCGTGGGGAAGTGCCTTGAGGTACAGCTCACGACTGAGCTCCCGATGGGCCTGGTGAGGCATTTTATAGCGGGCGTGTGCCAGGGCGTAGAGCGCGCGAGCGTCGCAATCATCGGAGGGGTGCTCCGGTTCTTTTTCGCGAGCGTAAGAAAAGTTATTATGAAAGCGGCCATCTTCTCGTGCGGCCCAAGCTAAGAAGGCTAGATACCGTTCGGACAATGCGAGGAGACGATCGCGCAAAGACGAAGGGGGCAGAAGGTCGGCCCACGTAAGCACGGTGAGCAGGGCACGGGCGTTATCATCGGTGGTATATCCTTCGCCGCGTCGTGGCAGAAGGTAGTGCCCGTGTTCCAAAATTCCCACATCGTCCGTCAAACGAAAGAGATGCCGAAAACGGATGCTCCATTTACCCATGTCGGATCAAGGCTCCCCTGTGGTTCATGAGCTTTTGCAACATGGTGAAAAAAAGGCGTCCCACAAAAGGCCAGCGCATCGTTCGTCCCAACAACTGCATGCGTTGTTCGATGGACCGATGAACTTCCTGATCCGTCAACAGCTCGATGATTTTCTCCGCCCATTGCCGTTTGGCCCCATAGGGAATGGTGAGATCGGGAAAATCCCGCAGCACATCACGGGCATAGGCGTATGGGGTGGTGACGATCGGACGCCCTAAACCGACTGCATAGGCCAGGGTGCCGCTGGTGATTTGCGCCATCCCCGGATAGGGACTGATATACAGATCGGTGACGGTGAGCAGCTCGGTCAGTTCTTCCTCGCTGAAAAAGCGGTTGATAAAACGCACATGATCGTTTAAATGCAAGGATTCGATGCGATCTTGCAGTTGTTGGCGATAGGCTTCTCCTTCCCTTTTTTTCACTTCAGGATGGGTAAGACCTGCGATCACGTAAAGAACATCCGGCGCATAAGGCACGATCATGCTTAAGATGTCCAGAAATTGATCGATGCCTTTGCCGGGGCTTAAAAGCCCAAAGGTTAAAAGGACTTTTCGTCCTTGCAACTTCCATTTGCTTCGCAAATGCGCCGGATCGACGTGAAGCGGCTCCGGTGCCCCGTGTGGGAGGTAATCAATAAGAGATTCGTCCACGCCAAATACTTTCTTAAGCCAGTCGATGCCTAAGCGGTTCATCACCACGATGCGAGTGCTGCGCTCTAGAATCTCTCTTTGTACCGGCGTGTAGGGAAGCCTCTCTTCCGGAAAGACCGTATGAAAGGTGGTGACCACCGGCTTTTTGAGGGCATCGAGAAAATGGAGAATGTATTCCCCGGCTTCACCGCCAAAAATGCCAAATTCGTGCTGCAGACTAACCACATCGATGTCGCTGGCGTTAACCCACTCGGCTGCGGCCCGGTAACCGGAGAGGTCTGTTTTGGACAAGGGGGTAATCTCCGGGGTAGAGAGGGTCCACTGCTCCGGGTAGACCGACAATACAGGCAGTGCGCTCGCCGGTAAGGCTTTGGAGCGCATCATGCCGGAACGCAGGTGTTTCGTGTAGGTGGCAATGCCGCATTTGGTAGGTGGATAGGTGCTGACAAAGAGGATTTTCACGGTTGAACCACCGCTTTCTGCGCGATCGAA
The DNA window shown above is from Thermicanus aegyptius DSM 12793 and carries:
- a CDS encoding glycosyltransferase, which gives rise to MKILFVSTYPPTKCGIATYTKHLRSGMMRSKALPASALPVLSVYPEQWTLSTPEITPLSKTDLSGYRAAAEWVNASDIDVVSLQHEFGIFGGEAGEYILHFLDALKKPVVTTFHTVFPEERLPYTPVQREILERSTRIVVMNRLGIDWLKKVFGVDESLIDYLPHGAPEPLHVDPAHLRSKWKLQGRKVLLTFGLLSPGKGIDQFLDILSMIVPYAPDVLYVIAGLTHPEVKKREGEAYRQQLQDRIESLHLNDHVRFINRFFSEEELTELLTVTDLYISPYPGMAQITSGTLAYAVGLGRPIVTTPYAYARDVLRDFPDLTIPYGAKRQWAEKIIELLTDQEVHRSIEQRMQLLGRTMRWPFVGRLFFTMLQKLMNHRGALIRHG
- a CDS encoding glycosyltransferase family 4 protein is translated as MHIGILAPITHRIPPNSYGPWELIASQLAEGLVSRGIKVTLFATVDAKTSAHLHAVVPGALAEHTSWPARAWEQIHIGETLSAVHALKIDLLHNHLNFWPLPFASLLSVPMLTTLHGAAMLEDDSRMVFERYRHLPYVSISHAERTAVPTLNYVANVYNGIDLSLFPFFPQGGESLLFLGRVSAAKGTDHAIELARRSGRRLIIAGPVPASEKDFFEQKIRPHLDGQRIIYVGTVDAQGREHLFRETYALLHLVRQPEPFGLVLIEAMATGTPVIGLDRGAVREVVGPGQGGFVVQNLEEAERALTNIDQLNRQRIRERVANHFTVDRMVDGYIQAYRTVLSTAKQ
- a CDS encoding DUF2935 domain-containing protein; translation: MSDSAYRQSASFEHRFWLQILGDHSRFIFHSFSPKEVHLVQRAGHLLRTFDALLEDARRSLADEELVSLSWNSLRSAQELRDFKLELIKRHLVGNVSINLPPTFLNHMVNELEEYLRILRDLTIGEVPREVHPVHHHLLWLSDAAGHSATMTDLFDPTEKNVKKKSEQFTQQFEHFYLKAVELAGYLRTHLAHFPALNRFNHDVELEIKLFQTFLSELEELRLNDEALGVFDPLMADHMFREECYYLTKLSQSAHVKQPVCDPAKPRVETE